The proteins below are encoded in one region of Aquisphaera giovannonii:
- a CDS encoding polyphosphate kinase 2 family protein: MEPAEELIGRCRVPAGKKFRLEDHDPSWAGDPDVPKEERKAFAKESLSEDVSALAEAQDRLYASDTWSILMIFQAMDAAGKDSTIKHVMSGVNPQGCQVYSFKHPSVEELDHNFLWRYTRVLPERGRIGIFNRSYYEEVLIVRVHPELAQAERLPEAKINGKFWESRFEDINNLERHLTRNGTVILKFFLNIDKEEQSKRFLKRLNDPRKHWKFNPADLTERGYWDAYMDAYEQSIAATSTKWAPWYVIPANHKWVARALVARILVSAIDGLNVSYPEVTPAQQESIEAARKQLEAEGE; this comes from the coding sequence ATGGAGCCTGCCGAGGAGTTGATCGGGCGCTGCCGCGTTCCGGCGGGGAAGAAGTTCCGGCTCGAGGACCACGACCCGAGCTGGGCCGGGGATCCCGACGTGCCCAAGGAGGAGCGGAAGGCGTTCGCGAAGGAGTCGCTCTCCGAGGACGTCTCGGCGCTCGCCGAGGCGCAGGACCGGCTCTATGCCTCGGATACGTGGTCCATCCTCATGATCTTCCAGGCGATGGACGCCGCCGGGAAGGACTCCACGATCAAGCACGTCATGTCGGGCGTGAACCCCCAGGGGTGCCAGGTCTACAGCTTCAAGCACCCCTCGGTGGAGGAGCTCGACCACAACTTCCTCTGGCGGTACACCAGGGTCCTCCCCGAGCGCGGGCGGATCGGGATCTTCAACCGATCCTACTATGAGGAGGTCCTGATCGTCCGCGTCCACCCGGAGCTGGCCCAGGCCGAGCGGCTGCCCGAGGCGAAGATCAACGGCAAGTTCTGGGAGTCCCGGTTCGAGGACATCAACAACCTGGAGCGGCACCTCACCCGCAACGGCACCGTCATCCTCAAGTTCTTCCTGAACATCGACAAGGAGGAGCAGAGCAAGCGGTTCCTGAAGCGGCTGAACGACCCCCGGAAGCACTGGAAATTCAACCCGGCGGACCTGACCGAGCGCGGCTACTGGGACGCGTACATGGACGCCTACGAGCAGTCCATCGCCGCCACGAGCACGAAGTGGGCCCCCTGGTACGTCATCCCGGCCAATCACAAGTGGGTGGCCCGGGCCCTCGTCGCCCGCATCCTGGTCTCGGCCATCGACGGCCTGAACGTCTCCTACCCGGAGGTCACCCCCGCCCAGCAGGAGTCCATCGAGGCGGCCCGCAAGCAACTCGAGGCGGAGGGCGAGTGA
- a CDS encoding type II toxin-antitoxin system ParD family antitoxin — translation METMNVALPEPMKQYVQDRVSEGGYSSVSEYIRELIRNDQRRNVESRVDALLLSGLDSGEPVTITPEYWEEKKRRLVERLGKGGRDR, via the coding sequence ATGGAAACCATGAACGTCGCCCTGCCCGAGCCCATGAAGCAGTACGTCCAGGATCGCGTCTCGGAGGGCGGGTATAGCAGCGTGAGTGAATATATCCGCGAGCTGATTCGGAATGATCAGAGGCGGAATGTGGAGTCTCGCGTCGACGCGTTGCTGCTGAGTGGCCTGGACTCCGGCGAGCCCGTGACCATCACTCCGGAGTACTGGGAGGAGAAGAAGCGAAGGCTCGTGGAGCGGCTCGGCAAAGGCGGCCGAGATCGATGA
- a CDS encoding Mur ligase family protein gives MARWFVDRQPQRGIPSVSLRRLLPEARFVGCPDWEVSGCTDDHRRLDPGQVFVAIRDARYDGQAFVGEALDRGAAGVVVESHCPEAGRLQVIVDDARTAHARICQALAGDPSRQMATIGVTGTFGKTIAGLFARSILEAAGRRCGLIGALEWSDGLASRPLGAGFGQPGLVGPDMASAGRGGTAARLKTPGKGPWPGGAAGLAAILSYMVDQGCAAGIVEASAGALEARCFEGVEFQAAIATDVGLPRGMPEEVALRNRRAKARLFRQVAPGGLAVVNADDPHAEILGGVNLDARRVSYGMGQPTAADVWGRIDRMDASGTRFLLHGFSRPVPVELRLIGPRHVGHALAAAALALAMDIDRDAVVAGLEAVANVAGHLESIDEGQDFEVRVDAASAATPLAHALAALRAVSAGQTHLVLSGEGHQAPHDRRALAEAAERGADRVLLTLGNPRTEAPQEILDDMLGGFRRPGKVRVLPDRRAAIEAALADARPGDAVLISGKGRNAYQILADRVVPFDDFAIARAWLRARRAVCPTGVRRPA, from the coding sequence ATGGCACGCTGGTTCGTCGACCGTCAGCCGCAGCGGGGGATCCCCTCGGTGAGCCTGAGGAGGCTGCTCCCGGAGGCCCGGTTCGTGGGCTGCCCCGACTGGGAGGTCTCCGGCTGCACCGACGACCACCGGCGGCTCGACCCCGGGCAGGTCTTCGTCGCGATCCGCGACGCCCGCTACGACGGCCAGGCCTTCGTCGGCGAGGCCCTGGACCGGGGCGCCGCGGGCGTGGTCGTGGAGAGCCATTGCCCCGAGGCGGGGCGGCTCCAGGTGATCGTGGACGACGCCCGGACGGCCCACGCGCGGATCTGCCAGGCGCTCGCCGGCGACCCGTCGCGGCAGATGGCGACGATCGGCGTGACGGGGACCTTCGGCAAGACGATCGCCGGGCTCTTCGCCCGCTCGATCCTCGAGGCCGCCGGCCGGCGCTGCGGGCTGATCGGGGCCCTGGAATGGTCGGACGGGCTCGCCAGCCGGCCCCTGGGCGCGGGCTTCGGCCAGCCCGGCCTGGTCGGCCCGGACATGGCCTCCGCCGGCCGCGGCGGCACGGCCGCCCGGCTGAAGACCCCCGGCAAGGGGCCGTGGCCGGGGGGCGCGGCGGGGCTCGCCGCGATCCTCTCCTACATGGTGGACCAGGGTTGCGCCGCGGGCATCGTCGAGGCCTCCGCCGGCGCGCTGGAGGCCCGCTGCTTCGAGGGCGTGGAGTTCCAGGCCGCCATCGCCACCGACGTCGGGCTCCCCCGCGGGATGCCCGAGGAGGTCGCCCTCCGGAACCGCCGGGCCAAGGCGAGGCTGTTCCGGCAGGTCGCCCCGGGGGGCCTGGCCGTCGTCAACGCGGACGACCCGCACGCCGAGATCCTCGGCGGCGTGAACCTGGACGCCCGCCGCGTCAGCTACGGCATGGGCCAGCCCACCGCCGCGGACGTCTGGGGCCGGATCGACCGCATGGACGCCTCGGGCACCCGGTTCCTCCTCCACGGCTTCTCCCGGCCGGTCCCGGTGGAGCTGCGGCTGATCGGCCCCCGCCACGTGGGCCACGCCCTGGCCGCCGCGGCGCTCGCCCTGGCCATGGACATCGACCGCGACGCGGTCGTCGCCGGCCTGGAGGCGGTCGCCAACGTGGCGGGCCACCTCGAGTCGATCGACGAGGGGCAGGACTTCGAGGTCCGCGTCGACGCCGCCTCCGCGGCCACGCCCCTGGCCCACGCGCTGGCGGCCCTCCGGGCCGTCTCCGCCGGGCAGACCCACCTGGTCCTCAGCGGCGAGGGCCACCAGGCGCCCCACGACCGCCGCGCCCTGGCCGAGGCCGCCGAGCGGGGCGCCGATCGCGTCCTGCTCACCCTGGGCAACCCCAGGACCGAGGCCCCCCAGGAGATCCTCGACGACATGCTCGGCGGGTTCCGCCGGCCGGGCAAGGTCCGCGTCCTGCCGGACCGCCGGGCCGCCATCGAGGCCGCCCTCGCCGACGCCCGCCCCGGCGACGCCGTGCTCATCTCCGGCAAGGGGCGCAACGCCTATCAGATCCTCGCCGACCGGGTCGTCCCGTTCGACGACTTCGCCATCGCCCGCGCGTGGCTCCGCGCCCGCCGGGCTGTCTGCCCCACCGGCGTCCGCCGCCCCGCGTGA
- a CDS encoding SDR family NAD(P)-dependent oxidoreductase translates to MDLGLSGQVAAVFGAGRGIGEAIAAAFAAEGASLVAIDRDPRVAEVAGRLPATGDGARALGIVADVTDHAAVRRAADSVRDHFGRCEHVVFAVAIGSGKFGFPFWNLEPEDWDRVLRVNLVGAVAVAQAFAPLLVESKDGSMLFLASVAGQIGSQTDPPYSASKAGLINFTQCAAKDLAAHGVRVNALCPGMVQTPLNRSTWDAWNRRQPEESRQAYEEWAAAKIKQLVPLNRWQQPEDIAAMAVFLAGRQGRNITGQTVNVDGGYVMHW, encoded by the coding sequence ATGGATCTCGGGCTATCCGGGCAGGTGGCGGCGGTCTTCGGTGCGGGTCGGGGGATCGGCGAGGCGATCGCCGCGGCATTCGCGGCGGAGGGGGCGAGCCTCGTCGCCATCGATCGCGACCCGCGCGTGGCCGAGGTCGCGGGGCGGTTGCCGGCGACGGGGGACGGCGCCCGGGCGCTCGGGATCGTGGCCGACGTCACCGACCACGCCGCCGTCCGCCGGGCGGCGGATTCCGTCCGCGACCACTTCGGCCGCTGCGAGCACGTCGTCTTCGCCGTCGCCATCGGCTCCGGCAAGTTCGGGTTCCCCTTCTGGAACCTCGAGCCGGAGGACTGGGACCGGGTCCTCCGCGTCAACCTCGTGGGCGCCGTGGCCGTCGCGCAGGCCTTCGCCCCCCTGCTCGTGGAGTCCAAGGACGGCTCGATGCTCTTCCTCGCCTCCGTCGCCGGGCAGATCGGCTCGCAGACCGATCCCCCCTACAGCGCCTCCAAGGCCGGGCTCATCAACTTCACCCAGTGCGCCGCGAAGGACCTGGCCGCCCACGGCGTCCGCGTCAATGCGCTCTGCCCGGGGATGGTGCAGACCCCGCTGAACCGCTCGACGTGGGACGCGTGGAACCGCCGCCAGCCGGAGGAATCCAGGCAGGCCTACGAGGAGTGGGCCGCGGCCAAGATCAAGCAGCTCGTGCCGCTGAACCGCTGGCAGCAGCCGGAGGACATCGCCGCGATGGCCGTCTTCCTCGCCGGCCGCCAGGGCCGGAACATCACCGGCCAGACCGTGAATGTCGACGGCGGCTACGTGATGCACTGGTGA